A region of Burkholderiales bacterium JOSHI_001 DNA encodes the following proteins:
- a CDS encoding RNA polymerase sigma factor, TIGR02999 family (PFAM: ECF sigma factor~TIGRFAM: RNA polymerase sigma factor, sigma-70 family; RNA polymerase sigma factor, TIGR02999 family): MSSLIAPLPDDASITQWLATLDAPDPAAGQRLFELLYDELRRVARGHLRRESPGHTLSATALAHEAWFRMAEQSRTLWKNRSHFLAVASTMMRRILVNHELARRAAKRDAELVALTLSGLEQIGLPPDRDVVAVHEALLAFELVDARAAKVVELRFFGGLENEEIAQAMGLSLATVKRDWTLARAWLHRELAQR; this comes from the coding sequence ATGTCTTCCCTGATCGCGCCCCTTCCCGACGACGCCTCGATCACCCAGTGGCTGGCCACGCTGGACGCGCCCGACCCGGCCGCCGGGCAGCGCCTGTTCGAACTGCTGTACGACGAGCTGCGTCGCGTGGCGCGTGGCCACCTGCGGCGCGAAAGCCCCGGCCACACGCTCAGCGCCACCGCGCTGGCGCACGAGGCCTGGTTCCGCATGGCCGAGCAAAGCCGCACCCTGTGGAAGAACCGCAGCCACTTCCTGGCCGTGGCGTCCACGATGATGCGGCGCATCCTGGTGAACCACGAGCTGGCGCGGCGGGCTGCCAAGCGCGACGCCGAACTGGTGGCGCTGACGCTCAGCGGGCTGGAACAGATCGGCCTGCCGCCCGACCGCGACGTGGTGGCGGTGCACGAGGCGCTGCTGGCCTTTGAGCTGGTGGATGCGCGCGCGGCCAAGGTGGTGGAGCTGCGCTTCTTCGGCGGCCTGGAGAACGAAGAAATCGCCCAGGCCATGGGCCTGTCGCTGGCCACCGTGAAGCGCGACTGGACCCTGGCGCGGGCCTGGCTGCACCGCGAACTGGCGCAGCGCTGA
- a CDS encoding putative S-adenosylmethionine-dependent methyltransferase, YraL family (PFAM: Tetrapyrrole (Corrin/Porphyrin) Methylases~TIGRFAM: probable S-adenosylmethionine-dependent methyltransferase, YraL family) yields the protein MNTDASLLGSAAAAAAAGQQYPAATLYVVATPIGNRADITLRAIHVLALVDAVACEDTRVTGALLHHLGLHKPLIALHQHNEQAAAVQVIDRLAQGQRVAYASDAGTPAISDPGALLVAAVAARGHRVLPLPGPSSAAAALSVAGDAAASGFAFHGFLPTKGRERQAALAVVLAAPGQSQVLFEAPHRIEELFSTLAQAASTRRVTVCRELTKQFESVATLPAAELPAWLAADANRGRGEFVLVIHAAAAAAVSDALPASALATLAVLLRELPLKQAVALAAEISGAPRNALYQHALAQRGD from the coding sequence TTGAACACCGACGCCTCGCTGCTGGGTTCGGCCGCCGCCGCGGCAGCCGCTGGCCAGCAGTATCCCGCAGCCACCCTGTACGTCGTGGCCACGCCCATCGGCAACCGCGCCGACATCACGCTGCGCGCCATCCACGTGCTGGCGCTGGTGGACGCGGTGGCCTGCGAGGACACCCGTGTCACCGGCGCCCTGCTGCACCACCTGGGCCTGCACAAGCCGCTGATCGCGCTGCACCAGCACAACGAACAGGCCGCCGCGGTGCAGGTGATCGACCGCCTGGCGCAGGGCCAGCGGGTGGCCTATGCCAGCGATGCCGGCACGCCGGCCATCAGCGACCCCGGCGCCCTGCTGGTGGCGGCGGTGGCCGCACGGGGCCACCGCGTGCTGCCGCTGCCCGGGCCCAGCAGCGCGGCGGCGGCGCTCAGCGTGGCGGGCGACGCTGCCGCCAGCGGCTTTGCCTTCCACGGCTTCCTGCCCACCAAGGGACGCGAGCGCCAGGCAGCGCTGGCGGTGGTGCTGGCGGCGCCAGGCCAATCGCAGGTGCTGTTTGAAGCCCCGCACCGCATTGAAGAGCTGTTCTCGACACTGGCCCAGGCTGCATCGACGCGCCGGGTGACGGTGTGCCGCGAACTGACCAAGCAGTTCGAATCCGTGGCCACGCTGCCCGCGGCCGAGCTGCCCGCCTGGCTGGCGGCCGACGCCAACCGCGGCCGCGGTGAATTCGTGCTGGTGATCCACGCGGCCGCCGCCGCCGCGGTGTCTGACGCCTTGCCGGCATCTGCGCTGGCCACGCTGGCGGTGCTGCTGCGCGAGTTGCCGCTGAAACAGGCCGTGGCCCTGGCGGCTGAAATCAGCGGCGCGCCGCGCAACGCGCTGTACCAGCACGCGCTGGCGCAACGCGGCGACTGA
- a CDS encoding putative Zn-dependent protease-like protein (PFAM: Putative modulator of DNA gyrase): MISREPTLERLATAQRLLLEPSGLTEAALARALGTMGEHRIDDADLYFQITRHEGWSLEEGIVKSGSFSIDQGVGVRAVAGEKTAFAYSDDISEAALQDAARTVRSIAAAGQSRRVKISTPAKVSGSRALYAPTDPIGTLDSVQKVALLERVEKMARSRDPRVVQVMAGLAAEYDVVMVARADGTRAADVRPLVRVSITVIAEQNGRREVGSGGGGGRFGLGFFQDDVLSTYVDQAVNAALTNLESRPAPAGVMTVVLGPGWPGVLLHEAVGHGLEGDFNRKGSSTFAGRIGQRVAAKGVTVLDDGTLPDRRGSLNIDDEGHASQRNVLIEDGILKGYIQDSMNARLMKAKPTGNGRRESYAHVPMPRMTNTYMLGGKRSSDEIIASIKRGLYATNFGGGQVDITNGKFVFSASEAFWVENGKILYPVKGATIIGSGPEALKKVSMIGNDMALDSGVGVCGKEGQSVPVGVGQPTLRIDGLTVGGTA; the protein is encoded by the coding sequence ATGATTTCGCGCGAACCCACCCTGGAGCGCCTGGCCACGGCGCAACGCCTCCTGCTGGAGCCAAGCGGCCTGACCGAAGCCGCGCTGGCGCGGGCCCTCGGCACCATGGGGGAGCACCGCATCGACGACGCCGACCTGTACTTCCAGATCACCCGCCATGAAGGCTGGAGCCTGGAAGAAGGCATCGTCAAGAGCGGCAGCTTCAGCATCGACCAGGGCGTGGGCGTGCGCGCGGTAGCGGGTGAAAAAACCGCCTTCGCCTATTCCGACGACATCTCCGAAGCCGCGCTGCAAGACGCCGCGCGCACGGTGCGCAGCATCGCTGCGGCCGGGCAGAGCCGGCGGGTGAAGATTTCCACCCCGGCCAAGGTGTCGGGCAGCCGCGCGCTGTACGCGCCCACCGACCCCATCGGCACCCTGGACAGCGTGCAGAAGGTGGCCTTGCTCGAACGCGTGGAAAAGATGGCCCGCAGCCGCGACCCGCGCGTGGTGCAGGTGATGGCCGGCCTGGCCGCCGAGTACGACGTGGTGATGGTGGCGCGCGCCGACGGCACCCGCGCCGCCGACGTGCGTCCTTTGGTGCGCGTGTCCATCACCGTCATCGCCGAACAGAACGGCCGGCGTGAAGTGGGTTCGGGCGGTGGCGGTGGCCGCTTCGGCCTGGGATTTTTCCAGGACGACGTGCTGTCCACCTACGTGGACCAGGCCGTGAACGCCGCGCTCACCAACCTGGAAAGCCGCCCCGCGCCCGCCGGTGTGATGACCGTGGTGCTGGGCCCGGGCTGGCCCGGCGTGCTGCTGCACGAGGCCGTGGGCCACGGGCTGGAAGGCGACTTCAACCGCAAGGGCAGTTCCACCTTCGCCGGGCGCATCGGCCAGCGCGTGGCGGCCAAGGGCGTCACCGTGCTGGACGACGGCACCCTGCCCGACCGACGCGGCAGCCTGAACATCGACGACGAAGGCCACGCCAGCCAGCGCAATGTGCTGATCGAGGACGGCATCCTGAAGGGCTACATCCAGGACAGCATGAACGCGCGCCTGATGAAGGCCAAGCCCACCGGCAATGGCCGGCGCGAAAGCTACGCCCACGTGCCGATGCCGCGCATGACCAACACCTACATGCTGGGTGGCAAACGCAGCAGCGACGAGATCATCGCCAGCATCAAGCGCGGCCTGTATGCCACCAATTTCGGCGGCGGCCAGGTGGACATCACCAACGGCAAGTTCGTGTTCTCGGCCAGCGAAGCCTTCTGGGTGGAGAACGGCAAGATCCTCTACCCCGTGAAGGGCGCCACCATCATCGGCAGCGGGCCGGAAGCGCTGAAGAAGGTGTCCATGATCGGCAACGACATGGCGCTGGATTCCGGCGTGGGCGTGTGCGGCAAGGAAGGCCAGAGCGTGCCGGTGGGCGTGGGCCAGCCCACGCTGCGCATCGACGGCCTGACCGTCGGCGGCACGGCCTGA
- a CDS encoding phospho-2-dehydro-3-deoxyheptonate aldolase (PFAM: DAHP synthetase I family~TIGRFAM: phospho-2-dehydro-3-deoxyheptonate aldolase) codes for MAPKSTGPSSTEGGYGYALSEKTSQTDDQRIKDVTPLPPPEHLIRFFPIAGTKTEALIGHTRDAVRQIMARQDDRLLVVVGPCSIHDPAAAVDYAKRLMTQREKYAGTLEIVMRVYFEKPRTTVGWKGLINDPYLDESYRIHEGLRIARQLLVEINRLGMPAGSEFLDVISPQYIGDLISWGAIGARTTESQVHRELASGLSAPIGFKNGTDGNLKIAIDAIQAASRPHHFMSVHKNGQVAIVETKGNPDCHVILRGGKAPNYDGASVAAACKEIEAAKLACNLMVDASHANSSKQHERQLEVLKDVGAQMAAGNRCIFGVMIESHLEAGAQKFSAGKDDPAKLVYGQSITDACIGWDHTLQALAGLDAAVKARRQA; via the coding sequence ATGGCACCCAAGTCCACCGGCCCGTCGTCCACAGAGGGTGGTTATGGCTACGCACTGTCCGAGAAGACCAGCCAGACCGACGACCAGCGCATCAAGGACGTGACCCCGCTGCCGCCGCCGGAGCACCTGATCCGCTTCTTCCCGATTGCCGGCACCAAGACCGAGGCGCTGATCGGCCACACCCGCGACGCGGTGCGCCAGATCATGGCGCGCCAGGACGACCGGCTGCTGGTGGTGGTGGGCCCCTGCTCCATCCACGACCCGGCCGCCGCGGTGGACTACGCCAAGCGCCTGATGACCCAGCGCGAGAAGTACGCCGGCACGCTGGAAATCGTGATGCGGGTCTACTTCGAGAAGCCGCGCACCACGGTGGGCTGGAAGGGCCTGATCAACGACCCGTACCTCGACGAGAGCTACCGCATCCACGAGGGCCTGCGCATCGCGCGGCAGCTGCTGGTGGAGATCAACCGCCTGGGCATGCCGGCGGGCAGCGAGTTCCTGGACGTGATCAGCCCGCAGTACATCGGTGACCTGATCAGCTGGGGCGCCATCGGCGCGCGCACCACCGAAAGCCAGGTGCACCGCGAACTGGCCTCGGGCCTGTCGGCCCCCATCGGCTTCAAGAACGGCACCGACGGCAACCTGAAGATCGCCATCGACGCCATCCAGGCCGCGAGCCGGCCGCACCACTTCATGTCGGTGCACAAGAACGGCCAGGTGGCCATCGTCGAAACCAAGGGCAACCCGGACTGCCACGTCATCCTGCGCGGCGGCAAGGCCCCCAACTATGACGGCGCCAGCGTCGCCGCGGCCTGCAAGGAAATTGAAGCCGCCAAGCTGGCCTGCAACCTGATGGTGGACGCCAGCCACGCCAACAGCAGCAAGCAGCACGAGCGCCAGCTGGAGGTGCTGAAGGACGTGGGCGCGCAGATGGCCGCCGGCAACCGCTGCATCTTCGGCGTGATGATCGAAAGCCACCTGGAAGCCGGGGCGCAGAAGTTCAGCGCCGGCAAGGACGACCCGGCCAAGCTGGTCTATGGCCAGAGCATCACCGACGCCTGCATCGGCTGGGACCATACGCTGCAAGCCCTGGCCGGGCTGGACGCCGCGGTGAAGGCGCGGCGCCAGGCCTGA
- a CDS encoding beta-hydroxyacid dehydrogenase, 3-hydroxyisobutyrate dehydrogenase (PFAM: NAD binding domain of 6-phosphogluconate dehydrogenase), with the protein MTTKTYDPTPSRRCAFLGLGVMGHPMAGHLARAGHQVTVFNRTAAKAQAWAKEYGGSAAATPREAAAGAEFVFACVGNDDDLRSVVLGPDGAFAGMAPGSVFVDHTTASAEVARELHAAGAARGIAFVDAPVSGGQAGAVNGLLTVMCGGDAAAFDAMKPAAMAFSRAVTLVGAPGAGQLAKMVNQICIAGLVQGLSEAIAFGQKAGLDMKLVLDVIGKGAAQSWQLDNRGKTMVDDQFNFGFAVDWMRKDLGLVLDEARRNGARLPVTAVVDQFYADVQAQGGGRWDTSSLIRRLK; encoded by the coding sequence ATGACCACCAAGACCTACGACCCCACCCCCTCGCGCCGCTGCGCCTTCCTGGGCCTGGGCGTGATGGGCCACCCGATGGCCGGGCACCTGGCACGGGCGGGCCACCAGGTCACGGTCTTCAACCGCACCGCCGCCAAGGCCCAGGCCTGGGCGAAGGAATACGGCGGCAGCGCCGCCGCCACGCCGCGCGAAGCCGCCGCCGGTGCCGAATTCGTGTTCGCCTGCGTGGGCAACGACGATGACCTGCGCTCGGTGGTGCTGGGCCCCGATGGCGCCTTCGCCGGCATGGCCCCAGGCAGCGTGTTCGTGGACCACACCACCGCATCGGCCGAGGTGGCGCGCGAGCTGCATGCCGCGGGCGCCGCGCGCGGCATTGCCTTCGTCGATGCCCCGGTGTCCGGCGGACAGGCCGGCGCGGTGAACGGGCTGCTGACCGTGATGTGCGGCGGCGATGCCGCTGCGTTTGACGCGATGAAGCCCGCCGCCATGGCCTTCTCGCGCGCGGTCACGCTGGTGGGCGCGCCGGGCGCCGGTCAGCTGGCGAAGATGGTCAACCAGATCTGCATCGCCGGCCTGGTGCAGGGCCTGTCGGAAGCCATCGCCTTCGGCCAGAAGGCCGGGCTGGACATGAAGCTGGTGCTGGACGTCATCGGCAAGGGCGCGGCGCAAAGCTGGCAGCTGGACAACCGCGGCAAGACCATGGTGGACGACCAGTTCAACTTCGGCTTTGCCGTGGACTGGATGCGCAAGGACCTGGGTCTGGTGCTGGACGAAGCGCGCCGCAATGGCGCGCGCCTGCCCGTCACCGCCGTGGTGGACCAGTTCTACGCCGACGTGCAGGCGCAGGGCGGCGGGCGCTGGGACACGTCCAGCCTGATCCGGCGCCTGAAGTAG
- a CDS encoding putative flavoprotein (PFAM: NADPH-dependent FMN reductase), which produces MSTVLALSGSLRKASFNTTLMRAAQAAAPEGTRIETATLHGIPLYDGDLERDEGTPAAVRALKDRILAADGLLLVTPEYNGGVPGVFKNAVDWLSRPTPGLPDVFKDRPVAVIGASPGGFGTLLSQTHWLPVLRALGTRHYSGGRLAVSRAQAAFGADGQLQDEGQQRLLVDFLQGFVRALASGG; this is translated from the coding sequence ATGTCCACTGTTCTCGCCCTTTCCGGCAGCCTGCGTAAGGCCTCCTTCAACACCACCCTGATGCGCGCCGCACAAGCAGCAGCGCCCGAAGGCACGCGGATCGAAACTGCCACCTTGCATGGCATTCCGCTGTACGACGGCGACCTGGAGCGCGACGAAGGAACGCCCGCCGCCGTCCGTGCATTGAAAGACCGCATCCTGGCCGCCGATGGCCTGCTGCTGGTCACGCCGGAATACAACGGCGGCGTGCCGGGTGTGTTCAAGAACGCGGTGGACTGGCTGTCGCGGCCCACGCCGGGCCTGCCCGACGTGTTCAAGGACCGCCCGGTGGCGGTGATCGGGGCCTCGCCCGGCGGTTTCGGCACGCTGCTGTCGCAGACACATTGGCTGCCGGTGCTGCGTGCGCTGGGCACGCGCCACTACAGCGGGGGCCGGCTGGCGGTGTCGCGCGCCCAGGCGGCGTTCGGCGCCGATGGCCAGTTGCAGGACGAAGGCCAGCAGCGCTTGCTGGTGGATTTCCTGCAGGGTTTCGTCCGCGCCTTGGCGTCAGGGGGCTGA
- a CDS encoding phosphoheptose isomerase: protein MTMLEQRIQQHFFDSADLKYQSAEALARPVANMAQALVTGLTAGGRLLVAGSGACGALAQLAAALLVGGFERDRPGLPALPLGTNGVLQGALAVVTEPDQVLARQVQTLGAPGDLLLLLDTHGNDNSLIAALAAAQAKDMTVLVLSGGDGGALGAALSDTDVLVALNHDRRARIMELQLLVLHALCDAIDIQLLGEQEPA, encoded by the coding sequence ATGACCATGCTTGAGCAGCGCATCCAGCAGCATTTCTTCGACAGCGCGGACCTCAAATACCAGTCCGCCGAAGCACTGGCCCGTCCGGTGGCGAACATGGCGCAGGCGCTGGTCACGGGCCTCACTGCGGGCGGTCGCCTGCTGGTGGCGGGCTCGGGTGCCTGCGGTGCGCTGGCGCAACTGGCCGCGGCGCTGCTGGTGGGCGGCTTCGAGCGCGACCGCCCCGGCCTGCCGGCCTTGCCGCTGGGCACCAACGGCGTGCTGCAGGGCGCGCTGGCCGTGGTGACCGAGCCCGACCAGGTGCTGGCGCGCCAGGTGCAGACCCTGGGCGCCCCGGGCGACCTGCTGCTGCTGCTGGACACCCACGGCAACGACAACTCGCTGATCGCCGCGCTGGCCGCGGCCCAGGCCAAGGACATGACCGTGCTGGTGCTCAGCGGTGGCGACGGCGGCGCGCTGGGCGCGGCGCTGTCGGACACCGACGTGCTGGTGGCGCTGAACCACGACCGCCGCGCCCGCATCATGGAACTGCAGCTGCTCGTGCTGCACGCCCTGTGCGACGCGATCGACATCCAACTGCTGGGCGAACAGGAACCCGCATGA
- a CDS encoding TIGR00252 family protein (PFAM: Uncharacterised protein family UPF0102~TIGRFAM: TIGR00252 family protein~manually curated), with protein sequence MFKANAGRGGSTKQVGDAAEALALRYLQRAGLVLECRNYRWARGPSARGGEIDLVMRDRDGTLVFVEVRARAGSGQGGALASVGSAKQRSLVRAAQHYLLQFASLPPCRFDVVAVQGSDVEWVQAAFDAL encoded by the coding sequence GTGTTCAAGGCAAACGCGGGCCGCGGTGGCAGCACGAAGCAGGTGGGGGACGCGGCCGAGGCCTTGGCGCTTCGCTACCTGCAGCGCGCCGGCCTCGTCCTGGAGTGCCGCAATTATCGGTGGGCGCGCGGGCCCTCGGCGCGCGGCGGCGAAATCGACCTGGTGATGCGCGACCGCGACGGCACCCTGGTGTTCGTGGAAGTGCGCGCGCGGGCCGGCAGCGGGCAAGGCGGCGCGCTGGCCAGCGTGGGCAGCGCCAAACAACGCAGCCTGGTGCGCGCAGCCCAGCACTATCTGCTGCAATTCGCCAGCCTGCCGCCCTGCCGTTTCGACGTGGTGGCGGTGCAGGGCAGCGACGTCGAATGGGTTCAGGCCGCTTTCGACGCCTTGTGA
- a CDS encoding serine/threonine protein kinase (PFAM: Protein kinase domain), which yields MAIDPPPPPPPPPAPPAPGPEHWARVRALFDEVSALPAEQRAGFLAALTLPEAVRAEVSSLLAHLPADDTGGAGFLSTPAMAHDASPHASRTGQRLGAWRISAPLGTGGMSEVWQAERADGAFDAPAALKLLKPGMDSSAVLERFALEQRTLARLQHPNIAHLLDAGRSADGLPFFVMELVRGQAIDRACEGRPLAERLKLFLQLTDAVAHAHRHLLVHRDLKPSNVLVTDDGQVKLLDFGIAKAIDPLEAGDASLTAAGQRPYTPHYASPEQVRGEPISTATDVYSLGVLLYVMLTGQRPYGRTATTPREAVRAVLEEDPTRPSALSSPGPQPDPAWVATRRRLQGDLDNILLKALEKPQDRRYASVDALAADVRAFLNDQPVSARPQSLGYLLGKLVRRNRVAFGALGLGLAGLVGGLGLSLWQGHEAALARDAARQQLAGVKQIASELVFRYGDAIALLPGGAQTQESMLQQTVAALDVTLQRAPDDPGLNVLVAQALGRLAQLQGNPAFASPERAGQADATVARALALADKVWDSQHGDWRFASQHLITLLTQAQLLRGRGQPAEGLKSLALAARRADQALADKPPDAGRAGLLDLRANLWINHAHFHDHVGRPSLGRPREALQFYDKAEADFRTLYGDPQLMQAMAREAAPGDPSTAEWGRHNLANVHAGRALVLQRLDDDAGMRREAEAALALRRQNLAANPKNVTWRQTHMFDSNTLAIALLRLGQAGPALAAAQAAWDEAGALLREAGADSPWAATRANFSPQYGRALAGNGRHADALPVYDIGLARLREQRAQADGSSLRMRLAWLMVQRARSQAALGQVAASDAEVAQALALLDGVPANTAAPTRELQGARAEALALRQDLQRPP from the coding sequence ATGGCCATCGACCCGCCCCCGCCCCCGCCCCCTCCACCCGCGCCGCCTGCGCCTGGGCCCGAACACTGGGCGCGGGTGCGTGCGCTGTTCGACGAGGTGTCGGCGCTGCCCGCCGAGCAGCGCGCCGGCTTTCTGGCAGCGCTGACCCTGCCGGAAGCCGTGCGTGCCGAGGTGAGCAGCCTGCTGGCGCACCTGCCGGCCGACGACACCGGCGGCGCGGGATTTCTGTCCACCCCGGCGATGGCACACGACGCCAGCCCGCACGCGTCGCGCACGGGTCAACGCCTGGGCGCCTGGCGCATCAGCGCGCCGCTGGGCACCGGCGGCATGAGCGAGGTGTGGCAGGCCGAGCGCGCCGACGGCGCCTTCGACGCACCCGCGGCGCTGAAGCTGCTCAAGCCCGGCATGGATTCCAGCGCGGTGCTGGAGCGCTTCGCGCTGGAGCAGCGCACGCTGGCGCGGCTGCAACACCCGAACATCGCCCACCTGCTGGACGCCGGGCGCAGCGCCGACGGCCTGCCCTTCTTCGTGATGGAACTGGTGCGCGGCCAGGCGATCGACCGCGCCTGCGAAGGCCGGCCGCTGGCCGAACGCCTGAAGCTGTTCCTGCAGCTCACCGACGCGGTGGCCCACGCCCACCGCCACCTGCTGGTGCACCGCGACTTGAAGCCCAGCAACGTGCTGGTCACCGACGACGGCCAGGTCAAGCTGCTGGACTTCGGCATCGCCAAGGCCATCGACCCGCTGGAGGCGGGCGACGCCAGCCTCACCGCCGCCGGCCAGCGCCCCTACACGCCGCATTACGCCAGCCCGGAGCAGGTGCGGGGCGAGCCCATCAGCACCGCCACCGACGTGTACAGCCTGGGCGTGCTGCTCTACGTCATGCTCACCGGTCAGCGCCCCTACGGCCGCACCGCCACCACGCCACGGGAAGCGGTGCGCGCGGTGCTGGAAGAAGACCCCACCCGGCCCAGCGCGCTGAGCAGCCCCGGCCCCCAGCCCGACCCGGCCTGGGTGGCCACGCGCAGGCGGCTGCAGGGCGACCTGGACAACATCCTGCTGAAGGCGCTGGAAAAGCCGCAGGACCGCCGCTACGCCAGCGTGGACGCGCTGGCCGCCGACGTGCGTGCCTTCCTGAACGACCAGCCGGTCAGTGCCCGGCCGCAAAGCCTGGGCTACCTGCTGGGCAAGCTGGTGCGGCGCAACCGGGTGGCCTTCGGTGCCCTGGGCCTGGGCCTGGCGGGCCTGGTGGGTGGCCTGGGACTGAGCCTGTGGCAAGGCCATGAAGCGGCCCTGGCCCGCGACGCCGCGCGCCAGCAACTGGCCGGCGTGAAGCAGATCGCCAGCGAATTGGTGTTCCGCTATGGCGACGCCATCGCGCTGCTGCCCGGCGGCGCGCAGACCCAGGAAAGCATGCTGCAGCAGACCGTGGCCGCACTGGACGTGACGCTTCAGCGCGCCCCCGACGACCCCGGCCTGAACGTGCTGGTGGCCCAGGCCCTGGGCCGACTGGCCCAACTGCAGGGCAACCCGGCCTTCGCTTCGCCTGAGCGGGCCGGCCAGGCCGACGCCACCGTGGCCCGTGCCCTGGCCCTGGCCGACAAGGTCTGGGACAGCCAGCACGGCGACTGGCGCTTCGCCAGCCAGCACCTGATCACCCTGCTGACCCAGGCCCAGCTGCTGCGCGGCCGGGGCCAGCCGGCCGAAGGCCTGAAGTCCTTGGCGCTGGCCGCGCGGCGGGCCGACCAAGCGCTGGCTGACAAGCCTCCCGACGCCGGCCGCGCCGGCCTGCTGGACCTGCGCGCCAACCTGTGGATCAACCACGCCCATTTCCACGACCATGTGGGCCGGCCCAGCCTGGGCCGCCCGCGCGAGGCCCTGCAGTTCTACGACAAGGCCGAGGCCGATTTCCGCACGCTGTATGGCGACCCCCAGCTGATGCAGGCCATGGCGCGCGAAGCCGCCCCGGGCGACCCCAGCACGGCCGAATGGGGCCGCCACAACCTGGCCAATGTGCACGCCGGGCGCGCGCTGGTGCTGCAGCGCCTGGACGATGACGCCGGCATGCGGCGCGAGGCCGAGGCCGCACTGGCGCTGCGGCGCCAGAACCTGGCAGCCAACCCGAAAAACGTCACCTGGCGCCAGACCCACATGTTCGACAGCAACACCCTGGCCATTGCCCTGCTGCGCCTGGGCCAGGCCGGGCCGGCGCTGGCGGCGGCCCAGGCCGCCTGGGACGAAGCCGGCGCGCTGCTGCGCGAGGCCGGTGCCGACAGCCCCTGGGCCGCCACACGGGCCAACTTCTCACCTCAATACGGCCGCGCGCTGGCCGGCAACGGCCGGCATGCCGACGCGCTGCCGGTGTACGACATCGGCCTGGCGCGCCTGCGCGAGCAGCGCGCCCAGGCCGACGGCTCCAGCCTGCGCATGCGCCTGGCCTGGCTGATGGTGCAGCGCGCGCGTTCCCAGGCGGCATTGGGGCAGGTGGCGGCGTCCGATGCCGAAGTGGCCCAGGCGCTGGCGCTGCTGGACGGCGTGCCCGCGAACACGGCGGCCCCCACGCGCGAGCTGCAGGGCGCCCGCGCTGAAGCGCTGGCCCTGCGCCAGGACCTGCAGCGCCCGCCCTGA
- a CDS encoding putative periplasmic or secreted lipoprotein (PFAM: Putative phospholipid-binding domain) — translation MTFTHRIPAPRAALLALALAGGSALLSACAPLVVGGAMLGGTLMVTDRRTSGAQLEDQAIELKSVNRLREALGERGHISVTSYNRMVLITGEVPDDAAKTTAEQVVAKVENVKSTVNELGVMGSSSLTARSNDAILTSKVKATFVDTKDLQANAIKVVTERSVVYLMGRVTEKEGARAADLARTVSGVQKVVRVFEYITEAELQDLQPKDVKK, via the coding sequence ATGACCTTCACACACCGAATCCCGGCGCCCCGCGCCGCCCTGCTGGCACTGGCCCTGGCCGGCGGCTCGGCCCTCTTGTCCGCCTGCGCGCCGCTGGTGGTGGGTGGCGCCATGCTGGGCGGCACCCTGATGGTGACCGACCGGCGCACCTCCGGCGCACAGCTGGAAGACCAGGCCATCGAGTTGAAGTCGGTGAACCGCCTGCGCGAAGCGCTGGGCGAGCGCGGCCACATCAGCGTGACCAGCTACAACCGCATGGTGCTGATCACCGGCGAAGTGCCCGACGACGCCGCCAAGACAACGGCCGAGCAGGTGGTGGCCAAGGTGGAAAACGTGAAGTCCACCGTGAACGAGCTGGGCGTGATGGGCAGCAGCTCGCTCACCGCGCGCAGCAACGACGCCATCCTGACCAGCAAGGTCAAGGCCACCTTCGTGGACACCAAGGACCTGCAGGCCAATGCCATCAAAGTGGTGACCGAGCGGTCGGTGGTCTACCTGATGGGCCGCGTCACCGAAAAGGAAGGCGCCCGCGCCGCCGACCTGGCGCGCACCGTCTCCGGCGTGCAGAAGGTGGTGCGCGTGTTCGAGTACATCACCGAGGCCGAGCTGCAGGACCTGCAGCCCAAGGACGTGAAGAAGTAG
- a CDS encoding hypothetical protein (manually curated) → MSLSPESYPLLANLMGAYFHQDYDIDGPELEDVVGAYCRVAPDNKRRALVAEIDRLLADEDQTLDQPFDDLFHPDVPPTAFCPTTRMFLESIRRQILETP, encoded by the coding sequence ATGTCTTTGAGTCCTGAGTCCTATCCCCTCCTGGCCAACTTGATGGGCGCCTACTTTCACCAAGACTACGACATTGATGGCCCGGAGTTGGAGGATGTTGTGGGCGCGTACTGTCGTGTCGCGCCCGACAACAAGCGGCGTGCACTGGTGGCAGAGATTGATCGACTTCTGGCGGACGAAGATCAGACGCTTGACCAACCATTTGACGATCTGTTTCACCCTGATGTGCCTCCAACCGCGTTTTGCCCAACCACCAGAATGTTCCTCGAGTCCATCCGGCGACAGATTCTTGAAACTCCCTGA